A stretch of the Aegilops tauschii subsp. strangulata cultivar AL8/78 chromosome 4, Aet v6.0, whole genome shotgun sequence genome encodes the following:
- the LOC123493724 gene encoding uncharacterized protein, producing MTNMVHIDEKWFDMTRMKNSYYVLLGEPEPKRTVSNTHSIGKVMFLTTVARPRYNNEGELTFDGKIDIWAFVEEIEAKRTSQNRTKGTKVLTSVKVTRPECRDYLINKVIPTIQDKWPDDDEGATIFFQQDNAKPHALPNDVAFREAVEQTDLDIRLLQQPPNSPELNCLDLCFHNSLQSLTDCRSPTNIQELVQGVEEEFENYDPDKLHRSFITLEAVMFEVMKDKGGNQYKLPHLHKDRVQNAGMEITGVYCDSRVVVDTRAIIEEMEIAIGKENERKELAREWKRKKSKGKGREEVARERKRM from the coding sequence ATGACGAATATGGTTCACATCGATGAAAAGTGGTTTGACATGACGAGAATGAAGAACAGTTATTATGTACTTCTAGGAGAACCTGAACCGAAGCGCACCGTGTCAAACACTCACAGTATTGGGAAGGTAATGTTCCTAACAACTGTTGCCAGGCCTCGATATAACAATGAGGGGGAGCTAACATTCGATGGGAAGATCGACATTTGGGCATTCGTCGAAGAGATTGAGGCGAAGCGGACAAGTCAGAACAGAACAAAGGGAACAAAAGTGTTGACATCAGTGAAAGTAACCAGGCCTGAGTGCAGAGATTATCTAATCAATAAGGTTATCCCGACAATTCAGGATAAGTGGCCTGACGATGATGAGGGAGCAACAATATTCTTCCAACAGGATAACGCAAAGCCTCATGCCCTTCCCAATGATGTAGCTTTTCGAGAAGCTGTGGAACAAACTGATCTTGACATCCGATTGCTACAACAGCCCCCAAATAGCCCTGAGTTAAATTGTTTGGACCTCTGCTTCCATAACTCTCTACAGTCTCTAACCGACTGCAGGTCACCTACAAACATCCAGGAACTGGTACAGGGTGTGGAAGAGGAATTCGAGAACTACGATCCCGACAAGTTGCACAGAAGCTTTATCACATTAGAAGCAGTTATGTTTGAAGTTATGAAAGACAAAGGAGGAAATCAATATAAGTTGCCCCACTTGCACAAGGATCGCGTTCAGAATGCTGGAATGGAAATAACCGGTGTATATTGCGACAGTCGGGTAGTTGTTGATACTAGGGCCATTATAGAAGAAATGGAAATTGCAATAGGAAAAGAAAATGAAAGGAAAGAATTAGCTAGAGAATggaaaagaaagaaaagtaaAGGGAAGGGAAGGGAAGAAGTGGCCAGAGAAAGGAAAAGAATGTAG